In Lycium ferocissimum isolate CSIRO_LF1 unplaced genomic scaffold, AGI_CSIRO_Lferr_CH_V1 ctg9490, whole genome shotgun sequence, the genomic stretch TTTGCCTTTCCCAATGAGCCTGTTATCGTGTGGGAGGGTGAAATCGCTAAGCCAAGGGGTAGATTTACTTCTTATCTTAAGGCTCataagatgattgctaaggggtTTATTTACCATTTGGTTGCTATTAATGATACAAAAGCCGTAGTAACTGAATTTGCATCTGTTCCCATAGTTAGTGATTATCCCGAAGTGCTTCTCGAAGATCTCCCTCCTGATAgggttattgatattgggattGATGCTATTCCCGACacccaacctatttctattccaccttattgTATGGCTCCATCAAAACTAAGAGAGTTAAAGGATCAGTTGAAGGACTTGTTAGATAAACGTTTCATCCGACCAAGttcctcaccttggggtgctccagtcttgtttgttagaaagaaagatggttcccttaggatgtgtgttgattaccGTCAGCTTAATAAGGTGACCATTAGGAATAAATATCAtttgcctaggatagatgatctatttgaccaacttcagggtgctaagttcttttcaaagattgaccTGAGGTCGgggtatcaccaattgaagataAAAGAGAAGGATATCCCAAAAACTGCTTTCCATACTTGttatgggcactttgagtttctagtgatgtcctTTAGGTTGACTAATCCACCTGctgcgttcatggatttgatgaaccggGTGTTTAAGTCGTATCTAGACcgcttcattattgtgtttattgacgaCATCTTGGTGTACTCTAAGAATCGTGAGGATCATGCTAATCATTTGAGGATAACTTTGACAACACTTGAGGAGAACGatctttatgcaaaattctctaagtgtgagttctgatTTGAGTCTGTGTCTTTCTTGGGTCACGTGGTGACTGGTGATGGCATTAAAGTAgaccctcagaaaatttcagcgGTTAAGGATTAGCCTAGACCAACTAGTGCGACGAAAATTCATAGTTTCTTAGGTTTGGCAAATTATTACAGAAAGTGTGTGGAAGGTTTTTCGTCCACAGCCTCACAATTGACTAAATTGACATAGAAGATTGCTAAGTGTCAGAGGTTcgaagcttgtgaaaagagtttccaagagcttaagATAAGGTTGACTTCGACTCCTATTTTGACTTTACCTTCTGGGTCTGGtggatatgtggtgtattgtgatgcttctagaattggtttgggttgtgtattgatgcagaacggtaaggtgattgcttatgcttcacgtcagttgaagaagcatgagaagaactatccgactcatgacttggagttggctgctgtggtatttgctttgaaaatttggcatcatTATCTGTATGGTGAGCATTGTGATGTTTTTACTGATCACAAGAGCTTGCAATATATCTTTAAGTAGTGAGAGCTGAACCTCAGGTAgaggaggtggttggagttgttgaaagattacgacttgaatatcttgtatcatcctggtaaggctaatgtggttgcTGATGCTTTGAGTAGAAAATCTATGGGCACGTTGGCTTATTTGTGTGCACATGACATGCCCATGGGGAAGGAAATTTGAAGACTTGCTAGTCTTGGGGTCAGACTTGATGAAACCAAAGATGAAGAGTTAGTGGGAATGATGCCATCACGGTCTGACATGGTGGAAAGGATAAAATTCAACCAATATGATAATGAACTTTTGGCAAAGCTGAGAGATGGAGTGGAaaggggtgagtacacttcattcTTTTTGTGTCGGTGATAGTGTTTTGCGGTTGCAAGGACAattgtgtgttcccgatgttgatGGTCTTCGACAAGAATTAATGACGGAAGCTCATAGTTCCAAGTATTCGGTTCATCCGAGATCCACCAAaatgtataaggatttgaagcaacactattggtggaagagcatgaaggttgatatttctaactttcTGGCTAAGTGTTTAaactgtcaacaggtgaaggctgaacatcaaaggcctggAGGCCTGGCTCAGAATATCTAGATTCCGCAGTCGAAGTGGGAAgagatcaatatggatttcttTGTGGGGTTACCCCGCACAAAGGCCAAGTTTGACTCGATTTGGGTTATcatggatagactcacaaagtccgCCATTTTCTCCCCTATGAAGATGTCATATACGACAGTGAGTATGCCAAGTTATATCTAAAAGAGATAGTTAGATTGCATGGTGTTCCGACATCGATTATATACGACGGTAGGTATGCAATTTCGCTCATTGTTGGACATCCTTTTAGGAAGGGTTGGGAACTagagtgaaattgagcactgCCTTTCATCTTCGAACAGAAGGGCAGTCAGAGAGAGCTATTtagactttggaagatatgctatGGGATTGTGCAATcgattttggaggaagttgggatgaacacctACCTTGGTGGAAttcgcttacaataatagctatcaagTGAGtgttcagatggctccttatgaggctctttatgggaggcaTTGTCGGTCTCTAATTTGTTGGTTTGAACCAACTGAAGTGGAGTTGTTGGGTCCAGATTCAGTTCATGAAGCAATTGAGAAGGTTAATCTTATTGTGCAATGGCTCaagacagctcagagtcgacagaagtcctATACCGATATGAGGCGGCGTGAGCTAGAGTTTTCTGTCGGTGAcaaggtgttcttgaaagtgtcgctgATGAAGGAAGTAATgcgatttggtaaaaaggggaaaCTCAGTCCCCGTTTCATTGGCCCTTACGAGATTGTTAGGAAAATTGGAACGGTGGCTTATGAATTGAAattgccatccgatatggccaTGGTGCACCCTGTGTTTCACGTTTtgatgttgaggttgtacaaACCTGATCCTTCCCATGTGTTGAACAATGAAGAGATTGAAATTAATGAAGGGTTAACCTATGAAAAAAAACTAGTTCAGATTCTAGATCGTCAAGTTCGAAGGTTAAGGATGAAGGACGTGGCATCGGTTAAAGTGTTGTGGCGAAACCATAAtactgaggaagctacttgggaagcagaggaggacatgaagaagACATATCCCCACTTGTTCCCTATGGCAGGTATGAGCTAGCATTTTAAATTACTCATGGATGAATCGTTGTGTTTGTTTGAAGCAACTTGTGGTTTAGTGAATTCTTTTCTAGACTATTATTcttattcgaggacgaatgaatCTTAAGGGAGGGATAATGTAACATCTCGTAAATCCGTATAGAGTGTGAAAGCATTGTATGAGTCCTTTGGAACCTTATATGTTGGGTTACGTGCATGACTTTAGGCTAAAGACCTAAGAGGAGATGGTCAAAATAAAAATTCACTGCAGTTCCACGAAAAGGAGGTTTGACGGTCGTCCTTCGTACCATCGATCTGTTCGacgcttgtcacgacccaaaccgatgggccatgactagtgcctgaACTGGACACCCGTATACGGACCTGCTAAATATAATCAGACCGAAACTGAAAATAATATGGCAATCTGTAAAAGCACGCTGTAaactcatcatgtcatacatcaaaagaacctgtctcttgagaagccacagctaaccaaaacataacaaaatacgcaagccgataaggctgccgcTATACAcgagaatatccaaaacgaactacctCTGCACAGCTGACCAAACagtatatacacaacccacatatgtctacagacctctacgagtaTAACAAGgcctatgtcaaaggatctgtaccaaaatgactcaagccccgaacaatggagctctcggTACCGAGTAGCAGATCTAAGGCCGGAGGATTACCAAAGCGAGTATCTCAGAAtcgtgggcatgaaacgcagcccccgaagaaaggggctcagtacggaaaatgtactgagtatataaagcatgaagtacaataaggaagatcatgactgagcaAAAAGTTGACAGGAGACGAGTATGATagtcaaagataccaatgcatctATGCCTTATAAGATGagtcatgcatacatacataatataccgtacccggccctctagtgagggactcgataaaataatcatatatatatcgtacccggtcAAGTcgcaccccgaccttactagggtgtgatgggcacccgactctcctcagagtcaagcgaaccctta encodes the following:
- the LOC132046113 gene encoding uncharacterized protein LOC132046113, producing MAPYEALYGRHCRSLICWFEPTEVELLGPDSVHEAIEKVNLIVQWLKTAQSRQKSYTDMRRRELEFSVGDKVFLKVSLMKEVMRFGKKGKLSPRFIGPYEIVRKIGTVAYELKLPSDMAMVHPVFHVLMLRLYKPDPSHVLNNEEIEINEGLTYEKKLVQILDRQVRRLRMKDVASVKVLWRNHNTEEATWEAEEDMKKTYPHLFPMA